From one Sporohalobacter salinus genomic stretch:
- the nadA gene encoding quinolinate synthase NadA, with product MASKLPARITKLKEEKNAIILAHNYQLDEVQAIADYTGDSLGLSQKAAQTEAEVIVFCGVDFMAESAAILSPDKTVLLPAYNAGCPMAEMITVEELQNKKSQHPEAAVVCYVNSSAAIKAESDICCTSSNAVEIVESIASEKIIFVPDKNLGNYVASQTDKEIICWDGYCPTHHRVTAKDVDKVKEAQPQAPVVVHPECRPEVVKTADYVGSTAQILEFASKSNAETIIIGTEQGLFYRLNQANSAQKFYLLNQGLICQNMKLTSLIDIAEALENLQHQITVPEETRIKAQSTLDKMLELSN from the coding sequence AAGAAAAGAATGCTATTATTTTAGCCCATAATTATCAGCTTGATGAAGTACAGGCTATTGCTGATTATACGGGCGATTCATTAGGGTTAAGCCAAAAAGCTGCTCAAACTGAAGCAGAAGTAATTGTTTTTTGTGGTGTAGATTTTATGGCTGAAAGTGCAGCCATTTTATCGCCGGATAAGACTGTTTTATTACCGGCGTATAATGCTGGCTGTCCCATGGCGGAGATGATTACTGTAGAAGAATTACAGAATAAGAAGAGTCAACATCCTGAAGCGGCAGTTGTCTGTTATGTTAATTCTTCAGCAGCAATTAAGGCAGAAAGTGATATCTGTTGTACTTCTTCAAATGCTGTAGAGATAGTAGAAAGTATAGCTAGTGAAAAGATTATTTTTGTTCCTGATAAGAATCTAGGAAATTATGTAGCTTCACAGACAGATAAAGAAATTATATGCTGGGATGGTTACTGTCCAACACATCATCGTGTAACGGCTAAAGATGTTGATAAGGTTAAAGAAGCTCAACCTCAAGCACCGGTTGTAGTTCATCCGGAGTGCAGACCAGAAGTAGTTAAAACAGCTGATTATGTAGGTAGTACAGCTCAAATTCTAGAATTTGCATCTAAATCTAATGCTGAAACAATTATAATTGGTACTGAACAGGGACTTTTTTATCGCTTAAATCAAGCTAATTCTGCTCAGAAATTTTATCTTCTCAATCAGGGATTAATCTGCCAAAATATGAAGTTGACTTCATTAATTGATATAGCTGAGGCTTTAGAAAATTTACAGCATCAAATTACTGTGCCGGAAGAGACTAGAATTAAGGCTCAAAGCACTTTAGATAAGATGTTAGAACTTAGTAATTAA